In a single window of the Calderihabitans maritimus genome:
- a CDS encoding CoB--CoM heterodisulfide reductase iron-sulfur subunit B family protein, whose amino-acid sequence MKYNYLPGCSLHGSAKEYLLSFLRVSRKLGFQLYELSDWNCCGATAAKSIDSEWTLLLGARNLALAERKSDVLLVPCNLCYHNLAITATALRESEVRAEINRKLQLVGLYFQGKVQVKHPLELLVSEQVLEIISSQITRSLSGLRVMAYYGCLLTRPKEVALQGETNYSPRMLDKLINILGATPVPFSAKTKCCGGTLFLSSPNVAYGASRKILDEALRQEPDCLVVTCPMCHMMLDGKQTEIERTHQVKYRIPVLYFTQLIGLALGLSPKSLGLTYHVVSTRKITSR is encoded by the coding sequence ATGAAGTATAATTATTTGCCAGGTTGCTCTCTTCATGGTTCAGCCAAAGAATACTTGCTATCTTTTCTCCGGGTTAGTAGAAAACTGGGCTTTCAGTTGTACGAATTGTCGGATTGGAATTGTTGTGGAGCAACAGCTGCCAAATCCATAGATAGCGAATGGACTCTGCTGCTGGGGGCCCGCAACTTGGCCTTGGCGGAAAGAAAATCCGACGTCCTGCTGGTCCCCTGCAATCTTTGTTATCATAACCTGGCAATAACTGCAACGGCTTTGAGGGAAAGTGAAGTCAGGGCTGAGATTAACAGGAAATTGCAGCTAGTTGGCTTATACTTTCAGGGAAAGGTTCAGGTAAAACACCCGCTGGAACTATTGGTTTCCGAACAGGTGCTGGAGATAATTTCATCCCAAATTACCCGCTCCCTGTCAGGTCTGCGCGTAATGGCATACTACGGGTGCTTGCTCACAAGGCCGAAAGAAGTTGCCCTTCAGGGGGAAACGAATTATTCTCCACGCATGCTTGATAAGCTAATAAATATTTTAGGGGCTACTCCTGTACCCTTCAGCGCGAAAACAAAGTGTTGCGGAGGAACACTGTTTCTGAGTAGCCCAAACGTAGCTTATGGCGCCAGTAGAAAGATTTTGGATGAAGCTCTGAGACAGGAACCAGATTGCCTTGTAGTAACCTGTCCCATGTGCCACATGATGCTTGATGGGAAGCAAACCGAGATTGAGAGAACACATCAAGTGAAATATCGCATACCCGTTTTATACTTCACCCAATTGATAGGTCTCGCCCTAGGGCTTAGTCCCAAAAGTCTGGGATTAACTTATCATGTTGTGTCCACCAGAAAGATTACATCCAGATAA
- a CDS encoding hydrogenase iron-sulfur subunit, with translation MDKAQIGLYICRCNNQISQSIDTNKLASVMRKKKGVAICREHDSICGPEGQQMIREDIRDGKVNTVVIAACSPRLYQKTMANALGEVGLNKYLLEWSNIREQCAWVHSDDPQKAYKKAVNLVSMSLAKARLLKPLEPLRFPSVKSALVVGGGIAGLSACLDLAEARVQVVLVEKEPTVGGKVALLHKYFPRMCNPACGLDFLLQKIRAHDNISIHTLTEIKSISGGPGNFEVTLVTKPRYIMPDRCTACGECTKVCPATRNNHWDFGYSQTRAVYFPHEFAYPHSYIIDRSSCPAGCTLCQDTCPAAAIRLDQSEKEFTVNVGSILLATGWEPYPVERVEQYGYKRFANVVTNMGFERLASPTGPTKGQLVRLTDGKPVKKIAFIQCVGSRDQNYLPYCSQVCCTATLKQIQYVREANPEAEIYVFYMDIRSVGEYEKMYRQAQEESMAIFIRGNPSNIREDPDTKQLIIQAEDTLLGEQLEVKVDMVVLAAGMQGVDGLKDVTFKVNLPVENEASIKNEEIGGEISPGHLQCFPYESQRTGIFLAGSCQGGMDVSTSIKSAAGAAMKAMAFLQDEIVLKPTVPVIDKLKCDKCKRCMEECPFDAWEWDDTGYPAPNLLKCRQCGICQGGCPMKAISLQNFTIKQLAKMVEAVDTGFLGEGEPIILAFVCANDAYPAVDLVGQYRRSYPANVIVVKVPCIGSINVALVADALSHGYDGVILAGCKSDECHFVRGSDLAKTRLENMRETLQRMMIEPDRVKSVELKINDGERFIELVTRFVAELKQLGPNPFKA, from the coding sequence ATGGATAAGGCGCAAATAGGGCTGTATATCTGTCGATGTAACAATCAAATTTCCCAGAGTATTGATACTAACAAGCTGGCTTCGGTAATGCGGAAAAAAAAAGGAGTGGCTATCTGTCGGGAACACGATAGTATTTGTGGTCCCGAGGGGCAGCAGATGATCCGGGAAGATATCCGGGATGGTAAAGTTAATACCGTGGTAATTGCGGCCTGTTCGCCCAGGCTGTACCAGAAGACCATGGCTAATGCTCTAGGTGAAGTAGGTTTAAATAAGTATTTGTTGGAGTGGAGCAATATCAGGGAACAGTGCGCCTGGGTTCACTCTGATGACCCCCAAAAGGCTTATAAGAAAGCTGTAAACCTGGTATCCATGTCTCTAGCTAAGGCCCGTTTACTGAAACCGCTTGAGCCGCTACGTTTTCCGTCGGTAAAATCCGCTCTGGTTGTGGGCGGAGGTATTGCTGGGCTCAGCGCTTGCCTAGACCTGGCAGAGGCCAGGGTACAAGTCGTACTGGTCGAAAAAGAACCTACGGTGGGGGGAAAGGTGGCGCTACTACACAAGTATTTTCCACGTATGTGTAATCCCGCCTGCGGATTGGATTTTTTACTCCAGAAAATTCGAGCTCACGACAACATTTCAATACATACCTTGACCGAAATCAAGAGCATCTCCGGTGGACCGGGCAATTTTGAGGTCACCCTGGTAACAAAACCCAGGTACATCATGCCGGACAGGTGCACTGCCTGCGGAGAGTGCACAAAGGTTTGCCCGGCAACCAGAAACAATCATTGGGATTTCGGATACAGCCAAACTCGAGCCGTTTATTTCCCGCACGAGTTTGCTTATCCTCACTCCTATATCATCGATAGAAGTTCGTGTCCTGCAGGCTGTACGCTTTGCCAAGATACTTGTCCGGCTGCTGCCATCCGCCTGGATCAAAGTGAAAAGGAATTTACCGTCAATGTAGGCAGCATCTTGTTGGCGACCGGCTGGGAACCGTATCCGGTCGAACGGGTGGAGCAGTACGGCTACAAGCGGTTTGCTAATGTGGTCACCAACATGGGGTTTGAACGTTTAGCGTCTCCTACAGGACCGACTAAAGGCCAGTTGGTACGCCTTACAGATGGAAAGCCTGTTAAAAAGATTGCCTTTATCCAGTGCGTAGGCAGTCGTGATCAAAACTATCTACCCTACTGTTCACAAGTATGCTGTACTGCAACCTTAAAACAGATCCAATATGTGCGAGAAGCCAACCCGGAAGCTGAGATCTACGTTTTTTATATGGATATTAGGTCGGTTGGCGAATATGAAAAAATGTACCGGCAGGCTCAGGAAGAATCTATGGCCATCTTTATTCGGGGAAATCCCTCTAACATCCGGGAAGATCCCGATACAAAACAACTGATTATCCAGGCTGAAGATACACTCCTCGGGGAGCAACTGGAAGTAAAGGTGGACATGGTAGTATTGGCAGCAGGTATGCAGGGCGTTGACGGGTTGAAAGACGTAACCTTCAAGGTAAATTTACCTGTTGAGAATGAGGCTTCTATCAAAAATGAAGAGATTGGTGGGGAAATATCTCCTGGCCACCTCCAGTGTTTTCCCTACGAAAGCCAGCGGACTGGAATTTTCCTGGCTGGTAGTTGTCAAGGGGGGATGGATGTATCCACATCGATTAAAAGCGCGGCAGGTGCCGCTATGAAGGCCATGGCTTTCCTGCAGGATGAGATAGTGCTTAAACCCACTGTTCCGGTAATTGATAAGCTGAAATGCGATAAGTGTAAAAGGTGTATGGAGGAATGCCCCTTCGATGCGTGGGAATGGGATGACACCGGCTACCCTGCACCCAATCTGCTCAAGTGCCGCCAATGCGGCATCTGCCAGGGTGGCTGTCCCATGAAAGCAATATCTCTCCAAAACTTTACTATCAAACAACTAGCTAAAATGGTGGAAGCCGTGGATACTGGCTTTCTCGGTGAAGGAGAGCCGATTATCCTTGCTTTCGTGTGTGCCAATGACGCTTATCCGGCAGTCGACTTAGTGGGACAATATCGAAGAAGTTACCCGGCCAATGTGATTGTGGTAAAAGTACCTTGTATCGGTTCAATCAACGTGGCGTTGGTTGCCGATGCCCTTTCTCACGGATACGACGGAGTTATTTTGGCAGGTTGCAAGTCGGATGAATGCCACTTTGTTAGGGGGAGTGACCTGGCCAAAACGCGGTTGGAGAATATGCGCGAAACCCTGCAACGAATGATGATAGAACCGGATAGAGTTAAAAGTGTTGAACTGAAGATTAACGATGGCGAACGGTTCATTGAACTTGTTACCCGATTCGTAGCCGAGTTGAAGCAACTGGGGCCCAACCCGTTCAAGGCTTGA
- a CDS encoding 4Fe-4S dicluster domain-containing protein, whose protein sequence is MITMPKIQGRDLESKIVSAIRSCYQCGRCSGECPTAFAMDYTPRRIIRLLQFGLVDRVLKSSTIWMCATCYSCAISCPRGVDLPGVMFLLKQLAIARGISNDSVVFYQTFMKIIRKYGILHEPELLLQYARQTRWQVLIQQWRTGAAMVFRGKVGLRPRKIRDRAFLNQCFFVSSGRGEKNEV, encoded by the coding sequence ATGATAACCATGCCCAAAATCCAGGGACGCGACTTGGAGTCTAAAATAGTGTCGGCCATCCGATCCTGCTACCAGTGCGGGCGCTGTAGCGGAGAATGCCCTACTGCTTTTGCTATGGACTATACTCCCCGAAGAATCATTCGGTTACTTCAATTCGGTCTAGTCGACCGCGTACTAAAGTCTTCTACTATATGGATGTGTGCCACTTGCTACAGTTGTGCTATTTCCTGCCCCAGAGGGGTAGATTTACCAGGCGTGATGTTCCTTCTGAAGCAGCTTGCCATAGCGAGAGGGATCAGCAATGATTCAGTGGTGTTTTATCAAACTTTTATGAAGATCATTCGTAAGTACGGTATTCTCCATGAACCGGAGCTATTGTTACAATACGCCCGCCAGACCAGATGGCAGGTCCTGATCCAACAATGGAGAACAGGAGCAGCGATGGTCTTCCGGGGAAAGGTTGGTTTAAGGCCCAGGAAAATCAGGGATCGGGCCTTCCTCAACCAATGTTTTTTTGTCTCATCCGGGCGAGGTGAAAAAAATGAAGTATAA
- a CDS encoding 4Fe-4S binding protein encodes MPPKVNKDKCDGCKAEHEPLCEQICPGDLMTLNPETKKAYCRSTRDCWDCMSCTKICPQGAIETRLSYQLGYYPAKLIPMMGTNKITWTCIDINGNVERFSFKTRNED; translated from the coding sequence ATGCCCCCTAAAGTAAACAAGGATAAATGCGATGGCTGCAAAGCGGAACATGAACCCTTGTGTGAACAAATTTGTCCCGGAGACTTGATGACCCTTAACCCGGAAACTAAGAAGGCTTACTGCCGTTCTACCCGTGACTGTTGGGATTGCATGTCGTGCACTAAGATCTGCCCGCAAGGGGCCATTGAAACCAGATTGTCATACCAATTGGGTTATTATCCTGCCAAATTAATCCCTATGATGGGGACCAACAAAATTACCTGGACGTGCATAGATATTAATGGGAATGTGGAGCGTTTTTCCTTTAAGACCAGAAATGAAGACTAG